A genomic segment from Nicotiana sylvestris chromosome 1, ASM39365v2, whole genome shotgun sequence encodes:
- the LOC138876826 gene encoding uncharacterized protein translates to MSKIPIMLKSNGNWDNYGRFRDFEVDAIVVDDNANYGILSSTIAEQLSIDTSDKIIEIKYIVNENCPPMEIRNDMGVRAYMETKKENKNLGSYPLCISVRDFNMELAINNESTSAGSSGSLNLLEFPSSPAIEEYQSEIITESTQTYIEEGQVYQDKQTVAAAMKNYSVMHKFQFRVKRSSHRSYWLICVAESCKWHFKATSINDSAMFKIRSFSRQHTCCLMDETFIQRKRTAAVLGSMVVPKYCDPKTVYTPKDIQTDMLSEHGLNLSYMQAWRAKEKALQFLRGNPCDSYNKLPKYFYILEKNYPCSVVKLKKAADDCFLYAFVAICTSINGWQHCRPVVVVDGTFLKSAYMGIMLTASTMDAAGTIFPLAYAVVDSENDASWKWFFEQFKEAYGERPSMCVVSDRHESILKATSVVYPGLAHYSCMWHIWTNIRSKFKKGHLQLHELYFATARSYTMDEFNERMLKIEEVDLRVKSYLYDIGYHRWSRVHATVNRTFTMTSNIAESLNAVTKDARELPIFDLFEYMRTLLERWTKEKLSKAKGTFTYLGHKYNKELEDNSTLSQKLRVRASTDHIHTVLDGVKRYIVCLENKKCSCGQFQLDELPCAHALAALRHRNETYENYCSPYYTRKSLLLTYEMPVNPLPDEGKWDVPQHILDEVVKPPAGDKRQPGRTSQGKI, encoded by the exons atgtcaaaaatcccaataaTGCTGAAATCGAATGGTAATTGGGATAACTATGGCAGATTTAGAGATTTTGAAGTTGATGCCATTGTGGTAGATGATAATGCAAACTACGGAATTCTCAGTTCTACAATTGCAGAACAATTATCGATTGATACATCGgataaaattatagaaatcaaatacattgtgaaCGAGAATTGTCCTCCAATGGAGATTAGGAATGATATGGGGGTTCGTGCTTACATGGAAaccaaaaaggagaataaaaacttaggttcgtatcctttatgtataagcgtaagagatttcaatatggaattggcaATCAACAATGAAAGCACCAGTGCAG GTTCGTCTGGATCCCTAAACTTACTTGAATTTCCATCCTCACCAGCTATAGaggaatatcaaagtgaaataataactgaatCTACGCAAACATATATTGAAGAAGGACAAGTTTATCAGGACAAGCAAACAGTAGCTGCTGCAATGAAGAATTATTCAGTGATGCACAAGTTCCAGTTCAGAGTAAAAAGATCTAGTCATAGAAG CTACTGGCTTATATGTGTTGCTGAAAGCTGTAAATGGCATTTCAAGGCAACGTCAATTAATGATTCGGCAATGTTCAAGATAAGAAGTTTCAGCCGTCAACACACATGCTGCCTAATGGACGAAACATTCATACAGCGCAAACGTACTGCAGCAGTACTTGGTAGCATGGTCGTTCCAAAGTATTGTGATCCTAAGACTGTTTACACACCAAAGGACATACAAACTGACATGTTATCCGAACATGGACTGAAcctaagctacatgcaagcatggagagcaaaggaaaaagctttacagtttttgagagggaatccgtgtgactcctacaacaaattacccaaatatttttatattcttgagaagaattatccttgtTCTGTTGTTAAATTGAAGAAGGCAGCAGATGATTGCTTCTTATACGCATTTGTTGCTATTTGTACATCAATAAATGGTTGGCAACATTGTAGGCCGGTAGTAGTGGTTGATGGGACATTCTTAAAGTCAGCCTACATGGGGATTATGCTGACAGCAAGCACCATGGATGCAGCAG GTACTATTTTTCCCTTGGCATATGCTGTGGTTGATTCTGAAAACGACGCGTCTTGGAagtggttctttgagcaattcaaggaGGCATATGGTGAAAGACCTTCAATGTGTGTTGTTTCAGATAGGCATGAGAGTATACTGAAGGCAACATCAGTTGTCTATCCGGGATTGGCACACTACTCTTGCATGTGGCATATATGGACAAATAtaaggtcaaaattcaagaagggacatctacaattacatgaattgtactttgctacagcacggtcatacactatggatgaatttaatgaaaggatgttGAAGATTGAAGAGGTAGACCTGCGTGTAAAGTCTTACCTATAtgatattggctatcatagatggtCAAGAGTACATGCAACGGTGAATAGAACTTTTACTATGACGTCAAACATTGCCGAGTCGTTGAATGCTGTAACAAAAGATGCAAGAGAGCTTCCAATATTTGATCTATTTGAGTATATGAGGACTCTTCTTGAACGTTGGACAAAAGAAAAGTTATCGAAGGCAAAGGGTACTTTCACATACCTTGGTCACAAATACAACAAAGAATTGGAAGACAACAGTACATTATCTCAGAAACTAAgg gtgagggcttcaacagatcatatacatactgtgttagatggtgtgaagcggtacattgtgtgtctagaaaacaagaaatgtagttgtggacaattccaacttgatgaacttCCATGTGCGCATGCTTTGGCAGCATTAAGGCATAGGAATGAAACATACGAAAACTATTGCTCTCCGTATTACACAAGGAAGAGCCTTCTGCTTACCTATGAAATGCCAGTAAATCCTCTTCCTGATGAAGGCAAATGGGATGTGCCACAACATATTTTGGATGAGGTAGTAAAGCCACCGGCGGGAGATAAAAGGCAGCCAGGGAGAACCTCACAAGGAAAGATATAA